The following coding sequences lie in one Actinomyces capricornis genomic window:
- a CDS encoding sugar ABC transporter permease has product MTTTTTTSTSPSPKAASPVIENRMSFGRWFREIGWRHVVGVIALVFAAFPVLYVVSASLNPLGTVASTQLIPTRFSLVHYQALLSGAHGPFLQWYLNTIIICSVVAATQIFFSLLGAYAFSRFRFKGRRGGLLALLLIMMFPAILSAIAIYNMISQIGEVIPALGLNTLTGYSLALMGGCLGQVWLIKGTFDTIPRELDEAAIIDGCTHWQVFRIILLPTLKPIIATTFLLAFVGIISEFLLGSIFLTDDSTKTLAVGLYGMLSGDRSNNLGLFAAGAVMTMVPVIALFQFLQRYIVGGSTAGAVKG; this is encoded by the coding sequence ATGACAACCACAACCACCACAAGCACCTCGCCCTCCCCGAAGGCCGCCTCCCCCGTCATCGAGAACCGGATGTCCTTCGGGCGCTGGTTCCGCGAGATCGGGTGGCGCCACGTCGTCGGCGTCATCGCCCTGGTCTTCGCCGCCTTCCCGGTGCTCTACGTCGTCTCCGCCTCGCTCAACCCCCTGGGCACGGTGGCCTCCACCCAGCTCATCCCCACCCGCTTCAGCCTGGTCCACTACCAGGCCCTGCTCTCGGGTGCGCACGGCCCCTTCCTGCAGTGGTACCTCAACACGATCATCATCTGCTCGGTGGTGGCCGCCACCCAGATCTTCTTCTCCCTGCTGGGCGCCTACGCCTTCTCCCGCTTCCGCTTCAAGGGCCGGCGCGGGGGCCTGCTGGCACTGCTGCTCATCATGATGTTCCCCGCGATCCTCTCGGCGATCGCCATCTACAACATGATCTCCCAGATCGGTGAGGTCATCCCCGCCCTGGGCCTCAACACCCTGACCGGCTACAGCCTGGCCCTCATGGGCGGCTGCCTGGGGCAGGTCTGGCTCATCAAGGGCACCTTCGACACCATCCCCCGCGAGCTGGACGAGGCCGCCATCATCGACGGCTGCACCCACTGGCAGGTCTTCCGCATCATCCTGCTGCCCACGCTCAAGCCCATCATCGCCACCACCTTCCTGCTGGCCTTCGTGGGCATCATCAGCGAGTTCCTGCTGGGCTCGATCTTCCTGACCGACGACTCCACCAAGACCCTGGCGGTGGGCCTGTACGGGATGCTCTCCGGTGACCGCTCCAACAACCTGGGCCTGTTCGCCGCCGGCGCGGTGATGACCATGGTGCCGGTCATCGCCCTGTTCCAGTTCCTCCAGCGCTACATCGTCGGCGGCTCCACCGCCGGCGCCGTCAAGGGCTGA
- a CDS encoding glycoside hydrolase family 13 protein, giving the protein MSRQHTGHQVGQQIGQHSSGHGPGPDTSHLDSGPVAGSIAAGVEPHHDTGPAYLLGQRAEGATLTARLWVPTTAEHRAIVRQVVDGEPVNTEMERVVQAPGGTWWQGPVRLVNPVNRYRFLILEPGSATPYRWLHAAGLSNHDIPDATDFQVLSRDEGPQWVADAVAYQIFPDRFAPSAHGGRRRAPDWARPHGWLDEPPVEGDAAAQAWYGGDLDGITEHLDWLEALGVDTVYLTPVFPAGSVHRYDSTTFDEVDPLLGGTPALERLSRALHARGMRLVLDLTTNHTGERHEWFRSAQADAASTEAGFYSFTHHPDQYASWLDVPSLPKLDHRSPELRRRLLLGRDSAVGRWLAPPVSADGWRVDVANMTGRLGMVDLAHQVAGDMRATMRQAEADDGRQRWLVAEHGHDASADLQGPGWHGTMNYLGFTKPLWAWLSDPDPADGLTWLGLPMPLPRLDSPAVVAGMRQCLAQMPTVSVERSMNMLCSHDTPRVRTVVGSRQAHLVAATALFTMAGVPTIFSGDELGARGRTGEHSRTTMPWARNAHGALRADEVEAAGSWGPVDREVLERYRHLSRLRRELVALRRGGTRFLHSGPDMLVWLRTHPQGDVLVVLARSACDELVVPLEQLPARGLDRAWAFDAVEVQQTGGGPGARLRIRAPGPGSAVAALGPWQ; this is encoded by the coding sequence ATGTCCCGCCAGCACACCGGCCACCAGGTCGGCCAGCAGATCGGCCAGCACAGCAGCGGCCACGGGCCAGGGCCCGATACTTCCCACCTCGACTCCGGCCCGGTCGCCGGGAGTATCGCCGCCGGCGTCGAGCCGCACCACGACACCGGCCCGGCCTACCTGCTCGGGCAGCGGGCCGAGGGCGCCACGCTCACCGCCCGCCTGTGGGTGCCCACCACCGCCGAGCACCGGGCGATCGTGCGCCAGGTGGTCGACGGCGAGCCGGTCAACACCGAGATGGAGCGGGTCGTCCAGGCCCCGGGCGGCACCTGGTGGCAGGGGCCGGTGCGGCTGGTCAACCCGGTCAACCGCTACCGCTTCCTCATCCTGGAGCCAGGCTCGGCCACCCCCTACCGGTGGCTGCACGCCGCCGGCCTCAGCAACCATGACATCCCCGACGCCACCGACTTCCAGGTGCTCTCCCGCGATGAGGGCCCGCAATGGGTGGCCGACGCCGTCGCCTACCAGATCTTCCCCGACCGCTTCGCCCCCTCGGCCCACGGCGGCCGGCGCCGGGCGCCGGACTGGGCCCGGCCCCACGGGTGGCTCGATGAGCCGCCGGTAGAGGGCGACGCCGCGGCGCAGGCCTGGTACGGCGGGGACCTGGATGGCATCACCGAGCACTTGGACTGGCTGGAGGCCCTGGGGGTGGACACCGTCTACCTCACCCCGGTCTTCCCTGCGGGCTCGGTCCACCGCTACGACTCGACCACCTTCGACGAGGTCGACCCGCTCCTGGGCGGCACCCCCGCCCTGGAGCGCCTGAGCCGGGCCCTCCACGCCCGCGGCATGCGCCTGGTGCTGGACCTGACCACGAATCACACCGGCGAGCGCCACGAGTGGTTCCGCTCCGCCCAGGCCGACGCCGCCAGCACCGAGGCGGGCTTCTACTCCTTCACCCACCACCCCGACCAGTACGCCTCCTGGCTGGACGTGCCCTCCCTGCCCAAGCTCGACCACCGCAGCCCCGAGCTGCGCCGGCGCCTGCTGCTGGGGCGCGACTCGGCGGTGGGGCGGTGGCTGGCCCCGCCGGTGAGCGCCGACGGCTGGAGGGTGGACGTGGCCAATATGACCGGCCGACTGGGCATGGTGGACCTGGCCCACCAGGTGGCCGGGGACATGCGCGCCACCATGCGCCAGGCCGAGGCCGATGACGGCCGCCAGCGCTGGCTGGTGGCCGAGCACGGGCATGACGCCTCGGCCGATCTTCAGGGGCCCGGCTGGCACGGGACGATGAACTACCTGGGCTTCACCAAGCCCCTGTGGGCCTGGCTGTCCGATCCGGACCCGGCCGATGGCCTGACCTGGCTGGGGCTGCCCATGCCCCTGCCCCGCCTCGACAGCCCGGCAGTGGTGGCGGGCATGCGCCAGTGCCTGGCGCAGATGCCCACCGTCTCGGTGGAGCGCTCCATGAACATGCTGTGCTCCCACGACACCCCCCGGGTGCGCACGGTGGTCGGCTCGCGCCAGGCCCACCTGGTGGCGGCCACCGCCCTGTTCACCATGGCGGGGGTTCCCACGATCTTCTCCGGCGACGAGCTCGGCGCCCGCGGCCGCACCGGGGAGCACTCGCGCACCACCATGCCCTGGGCCCGCAACGCCCACGGGGCCCTGCGGGCCGATGAGGTGGAGGCGGCCGGCTCCTGGGGGCCGGTGGACCGCGAGGTGCTCGAGCGCTACCGGCACCTCAGCCGTCTGCGCCGCGAGCTGGTGGCGCTGCGCCGCGGCGGCACACGCTTCCTCCACAGTGGGCCCGACATGCTTGTATGGTTGCGCACACACCCTCAGGGTGACGTCCTGGTGGTGCTGGCCCGATCGGCATGCGATGAGCTGGTTGTGCCCCTGGAGCAGCTGCCCGCCCGCGGCCTGGACCGCGCCTGGGCCTTCGACGCCGTCGAGGTCCAGCAGACCGGTGGTGGGCCAGGCGCCCGGCTGCGCATCCGCGCCCCCGGGCCCGGCTCCGCCGTCGCGGCTCTTGGGCCATGGCAGTAG
- a CDS encoding ABC transporter permease subunit: MLSVTLATAIYLLPLLISFQMWMWLAIVVLATIAMFALYSTKRFVPGKYLFPGSFFLAVFLIVPIILTVQTSFTNFGDAYRGTKEEAITSITNNSVVQTEDSPLYNLSVGTTGDAAEGPFSLFLVNPETQEVLFGADGERVQKAKGSEVTVSDGFVTAAEGYTILTPKEINTAYEKISSLTLSVSDTSAIKVQGVREAFEGTKQMVYDEAADTITNTATGEVYTVQKVGVSDRFVNADGQSLPQSWKQNVGLTNYERLFSNKSISGEFFKSFVWTVTFAFFSVFLTFIVGFFLALVLNDDRIKGRRLYRSFLLLPYAVPGFISLLIWSNFYNQDFGLINETLHLNIPWLSDPTWAKIAILLTNTWMGFPYMFIVCTGALQSIPSDVKEAAKMDGATGIQTTLRITAPLLLVAVAPLLVSSFAFNFNNFNAIELLTGGGPFAATEYTRGGTDILISMVYRIAFGGSGADYGFASAVSVVLFAITGVLAAVQFRATKALEDIN; encoded by the coding sequence GTGCTCTCCGTGACTCTGGCCACAGCGATCTACCTGCTGCCCCTGCTCATCTCCTTCCAGATGTGGATGTGGCTGGCGATCGTGGTCCTGGCCACCATCGCCATGTTCGCGCTCTACTCCACAAAGAGGTTCGTGCCCGGCAAGTACCTCTTCCCGGGCTCCTTCTTCCTCGCGGTCTTCCTCATCGTCCCGATCATCCTGACCGTCCAGACCTCCTTCACCAACTTCGGGGACGCCTACCGCGGCACCAAGGAGGAGGCCATCACCTCCATCACTAACAACTCGGTGGTGCAGACGGAGGACTCGCCCCTGTACAACCTGTCGGTGGGCACCACCGGGGATGCCGCCGAGGGCCCCTTCTCACTGTTCCTGGTCAACCCCGAGACCCAGGAGGTGCTCTTCGGGGCCGACGGTGAGCGCGTCCAGAAGGCCAAGGGCTCCGAGGTCACCGTCAGCGACGGCTTCGTCACCGCCGCTGAGGGCTACACGATCCTGACCCCCAAGGAGATCAACACCGCCTACGAGAAGATCTCCTCCCTGACCCTCTCGGTCTCGGACACCAGCGCGATCAAGGTCCAGGGCGTGCGCGAGGCCTTCGAGGGCACCAAGCAGATGGTCTACGACGAGGCGGCCGACACCATCACCAACACCGCCACCGGCGAGGTCTACACGGTGCAGAAGGTCGGGGTCTCCGACCGCTTCGTCAACGCCGATGGCCAGAGCCTGCCCCAGTCCTGGAAGCAGAACGTGGGCCTGACCAACTACGAGCGGCTCTTCTCCAACAAGTCCATCAGCGGCGAGTTCTTCAAGTCCTTCGTGTGGACGGTCACCTTCGCCTTCTTCTCGGTGTTCCTGACCTTCATCGTCGGCTTCTTCCTGGCCCTGGTCCTCAACGACGACCGCATCAAGGGCCGGCGCCTCTACCGCTCCTTCCTGCTGCTGCCCTACGCGGTGCCCGGCTTCATCTCCCTGCTCATCTGGTCCAACTTCTACAACCAGGACTTCGGGCTCATCAACGAGACCCTGCACCTCAATATCCCGTGGCTCTCCGACCCCACCTGGGCCAAGATCGCCATCCTGCTGACCAACACCTGGATGGGCTTCCCCTACATGTTCATCGTGTGCACCGGGGCCCTGCAGTCCATCCCCTCCGATGTCAAGGAGGCCGCCAAGATGGACGGCGCCACCGGCATCCAGACAACCCTGCGTATCACCGCCCCGCTGCTGCTGGTGGCCGTGGCGCCGCTGCTGGTGAGCTCCTTCGCCTTCAACTTCAACAACTTCAACGCCATCGAACTGCTGACCGGGGGCGGCCCCTTCGCTGCCACGGAGTACACCCGCGGCGGCACCGACATCCTCATCTCCATGGTCTACCGCATCGCCTTCGGCGGGTCGGGGGCGGACTACGGCTTCGCCTCGGCGGTCTCCGTGGTGCTGTTCGCCATCACCGGAGTGCTGGCCGCCGTCCAGTTCCGCGCCACCAAGGCCCTCGAAGACATCAACTGA
- a CDS encoding sugar ABC transporter substrate-binding protein yields the protein MALNRRSFLTMTAIATTLSAVAACGSQDSGQSTGSTSADGAQGASSGATDGAPARDANADLVIWADEKKAGSLKEIAEKWGKEQGITVAVQVVANETQDSFVTANQAGNGPDIVLGAHDWIGNLVQNSSIAPVTLSKEAQANFDEVALKAVTYDGQTYGVPYAVETLALYVNKGLTQVAEPASIEELVEAGKAAGTDVVLSLPVGEEGDAYHLQPIFTAGGGYLFGKDDQGNYKADDLGVGSEGSIKAAEMIQQLGSEKVLRKSITNDNAIATFTEGKSPYLISGPWALADVKKAGIDYAVAKIPGFKDIEGSQARPFVGVNCFYVASKGKNKAFAESFVADAAKDSTFAESMFPSNELPPAQKDLAEKLASSSPEMVTFAKLAAETDPMPAIPAMGAVWKPLGQAQANVIDGADPSSTMTSAAEEIKKSISS from the coding sequence GTGGCACTCAACCGCCGGTCGTTCCTGACCATGACTGCTATCGCCACCACCCTGAGCGCCGTGGCTGCCTGCGGCTCTCAGGACTCGGGCCAGTCCACCGGCTCCACCAGCGCCGACGGCGCGCAGGGAGCCAGCAGCGGCGCCACCGACGGCGCGCCCGCCCGCGACGCCAACGCCGACCTGGTCATCTGGGCCGACGAGAAGAAGGCCGGCTCCCTCAAGGAGATCGCCGAGAAGTGGGGCAAGGAGCAGGGCATCACCGTGGCCGTCCAGGTGGTGGCCAACGAGACCCAGGACAGCTTCGTCACTGCGAACCAGGCCGGCAACGGGCCCGACATCGTGCTCGGCGCCCACGACTGGATCGGCAACCTGGTCCAGAACTCCTCCATCGCCCCGGTGACGCTGTCCAAGGAGGCCCAGGCCAACTTCGACGAGGTCGCCCTCAAGGCCGTCACCTACGACGGCCAGACCTACGGCGTCCCCTACGCCGTGGAGACCCTCGCCCTCTACGTCAACAAGGGCCTGACGCAGGTGGCCGAGCCCGCCTCCATCGAGGAGCTCGTCGAGGCCGGCAAGGCCGCCGGCACCGACGTCGTGCTGTCCCTGCCCGTGGGCGAGGAGGGCGACGCCTACCACCTCCAGCCCATCTTCACCGCCGGTGGCGGCTACCTCTTCGGCAAGGACGACCAGGGCAACTACAAGGCCGACGACCTGGGCGTGGGCTCGGAGGGCTCCATCAAGGCCGCCGAGATGATCCAGCAGTTGGGCAGCGAGAAGGTCCTGCGCAAGTCGATCACCAATGACAACGCCATCGCCACCTTCACCGAGGGCAAGTCCCCCTACCTCATCTCCGGCCCCTGGGCCCTGGCCGATGTCAAGAAGGCCGGAATCGACTACGCCGTGGCCAAGATCCCCGGCTTCAAGGACATCGAGGGCAGCCAGGCCCGCCCCTTCGTCGGCGTCAACTGCTTCTACGTGGCCTCCAAGGGCAAGAACAAGGCCTTCGCCGAGAGCTTCGTGGCCGACGCCGCCAAGGACTCCACCTTCGCCGAGTCCATGTTCCCCTCCAACGAGCTCCCGCCGGCCCAGAAGGACCTGGCGGAGAAGCTCGCCTCCTCCAGCCCCGAGATGGTCACCTTCGCCAAGCTCGCCGCCGAGACCGACCCGATGCCCGCCATCCCCGCCATGGGCGCGGTGTGGAAGCCCCTGGGCCAGGCCCAGGCCAACGTCATCGACGGCGCCGACCCGAGCTCGACGATGACCAGCGCCGCGGAGGAGATCAAGAAGAGCATCTCCAGCTGA